TGCATTTGACGCAATCTATAATTGAATACAGTATGGCGAATTTGAATTGTATAAAGGCTGTTTTAGCTGAAAAGGGGATTATGAGTAAGTGGCTTGCTAAAACTTTGAAGAAAGATCCGGCAACGGTATCAAAGTGGTGCAACAATCATACACAACCCGATTTATACACATTGGCACGGATAGCAGAAGTATTAGATGTGGATATACACAAATTGATTTGTCATACAAAAGAAGAATAGATTCTATAAATAGTAGCAAATGAATGTAAACGGCATAGACATAGAAATTGAATATAAGCCCATAAAGCATATTCACCTATCTGTTTACCCACCGGACGGCAGGGTTCACGCCAGTGTACCAACTGATACGACCGATGGGCAGATAAGAATGTTTATTCTGTCCAAATTCATTTGGCTGAAAGAAAAAATTGAGGAGGCTACTTGCCATAACTATCAATCGAAGAGAGAATATGTAAGCGGAGAAGCCCACTATTTCAAGGGTTCTCTATATAGATTGAAAATAGAGATTGAGAGCAGTGGTAAGCAAACAGTCGGTATTGATGGCGATTACATTGTCGTTAGATGCCGTCGAAAAGAAAATGCAGAGTTGCTCTTGAGTGAATGGTATAGATCTGAGCTTAAAGATATATTGCCTCGATTGATAGAGCGTTGGTGCAATCGTATCGGCACTGAGATTCCGACCTTTGACATTCTGTCCATGCCACAGCGATGGGGCAGCTGTAATAAAGCCAAGAAGCACATAGTATTCAATCTTGAACTTGCCAAAAAGCCGATTGAATGTATTGAATATATTGTTGCGCATGAGGTGATACATCTTGTGGAACGGACGCATACCGATAGATTCTTCAGGCTTCTTGATACCTATTTTCCTAACTGGAAGATGCTGCGCGACCAATTAAACGAATATCCTGTAAATGTTTCATAAATCATGCGGTTATGAGCGATTATATAGATCAGAAAGAAAGAGAATATCAAAACGAAATAGTTAAACTGTTTTGTGATGAACTAAAATATGATTATTTAGGTAAACTGCAATACGCCAAA
Above is a window of Bacteroides helcogenes P 36-108 DNA encoding:
- a CDS encoding helix-turn-helix transcriptional regulator, yielding MANLNCIKAVLAEKGIMSKWLAKTLKKDPATVSKWCNNHTQPDLYTLARIAEVLDVDIHKLICHTKEE
- a CDS encoding M48 family metallopeptidase translates to MNVNGIDIEIEYKPIKHIHLSVYPPDGRVHASVPTDTTDGQIRMFILSKFIWLKEKIEEATCHNYQSKREYVSGEAHYFKGSLYRLKIEIESSGKQTVGIDGDYIVVRCRRKENAELLLSEWYRSELKDILPRLIERWCNRIGTEIPTFDILSMPQRWGSCNKAKKHIVFNLELAKKPIECIEYIVAHEVIHLVERTHTDRFFRLLDTYFPNWKMLRDQLNEYPVNVS